In Candidatus Binatia bacterium, a single genomic region encodes these proteins:
- a CDS encoding peptide ABC transporter substrate-binding protein — translation MSAGWARVAAVLALGAVAAGCTKVSTGNAPAGTRHPWTIPGVLRFSEFADPKNLNPMLASASPTLDIAMFAYSWTVRYDDKGRPVPDALSEIPTVANGDVSKDGRTLIYKLRKNMKWQDGPPVTCNDLKFTWQAVMNKHNNVITTDGFKDIGSIDCSNPYVAVIHMKKLYAPFLQQLWSVNGNAPILPEHILAKYNDDKGSFNTAPYNALPVGSGAFKIVEWNRGQDVKLVANPDFYLGAPKLKEVIYKILPDENTVITQLQTHEVDMLALGSGLKWPIYQQIAADPRNGLTALRVDAFSWSHVDFNLKHPIVNDVQVRRALAYATDKNEIIAKILHGSGIPANTDQQPHFSWAYTDDVAHYPFDPAKARALLDADGWNVGPGGIRVKDGQRLEFVMSTQTESNVGKENETVLQRQWRDVGVQADIKNYPTDQFFDNSTNGVLQGGHYDVALFSWIGAADPDDSPIYSGDNLAPKGQNAMFWNNRVATDAMNDALKTIDQKRRKHDYVVVQQQLALDMPTIILYFNRFPFVYNTDLKGFKPSPVISAFWDPWDYSI, via the coding sequence TTGAGCGCTGGATGGGCGCGCGTTGCCGCCGTGCTGGCACTGGGTGCCGTCGCCGCCGGCTGCACGAAGGTCTCCACCGGAAACGCTCCCGCGGGGACGCGCCATCCGTGGACGATCCCCGGCGTCCTGCGCTTCTCCGAGTTTGCGGATCCGAAGAACCTCAACCCGATGCTCGCTTCGGCAAGCCCGACCCTCGACATCGCGATGTTCGCCTATTCGTGGACGGTGCGCTACGACGACAAGGGCCGGCCGGTCCCCGACGCGCTCTCGGAGATCCCGACCGTCGCGAACGGCGACGTCAGCAAAGACGGCCGTACGCTGATCTACAAGCTGCGCAAGAACATGAAGTGGCAAGACGGCCCGCCGGTCACGTGCAACGATCTCAAGTTCACCTGGCAGGCCGTGATGAACAAGCACAACAACGTCATCACGACCGATGGCTTTAAAGACATCGGCAGCATCGATTGCTCGAACCCCTACGTCGCCGTCATCCACATGAAGAAACTCTACGCGCCGTTCTTGCAGCAGCTCTGGAGCGTCAACGGCAACGCGCCGATCCTGCCCGAGCACATCTTAGCGAAGTACAACGACGACAAAGGCTCGTTCAACACCGCACCGTACAACGCGCTGCCGGTCGGCAGCGGCGCGTTCAAGATCGTCGAGTGGAACCGCGGCCAGGACGTGAAGCTCGTCGCCAATCCCGACTTCTATCTCGGCGCGCCGAAGCTCAAGGAAGTGATCTATAAGATCCTGCCCGACGAGAATACGGTCATAACGCAGTTGCAGACCCACGAGGTGGACATGCTCGCGCTGGGCAGCGGCCTCAAGTGGCCGATCTATCAGCAGATCGCCGCCGATCCGCGCAACGGGCTCACGGCCCTCCGCGTCGACGCCTTCTCGTGGTCGCACGTCGACTTTAACCTCAAGCACCCGATCGTCAACGACGTGCAGGTGCGCCGTGCGCTGGCCTACGCGACCGACAAGAACGAGATCATCGCGAAGATCCTCCACGGATCCGGGATCCCGGCGAACACCGACCAGCAGCCGCACTTCTCGTGGGCCTATACCGACGACGTCGCGCACTATCCGTTCGACCCGGCAAAGGCGCGAGCGCTCCTCGACGCGGACGGCTGGAATGTCGGGCCCGGCGGGATTCGCGTAAAGGACGGTCAGCGGCTGGAGTTCGTCATGAGCACGCAGACCGAGTCCAACGTCGGGAAGGAGAACGAGACGGTTCTACAGCGCCAGTGGCGCGACGTGGGCGTCCAGGCCGACATCAAGAACTATCCGACCGACCAATTCTTCGACAACTCGACAAACGGCGTTCTGCAGGGAGGGCACTACGACGTCGCGCTCTTCAGTTGGATCGGCGCCGCCGATCCCGACGACAGCCCGATCTACTCCGGCGACAACCTGGCACCGAAAGGCCAGAACGCGATGTTCTGGAACAACCGCGTCGCGACCGACGCGATGAACGACGCCCTCAAAACGATCGATCAAAAGCGCCGAAAGCACGATTACGTCGTCGTGCAGCAACAGCTCGCACTCGACATGCCGACGATCATCCTCTACTTCAACCGCTTTCCGTTCGTTTACAATACCGATCTCAAAGGCTTTAAACCCTCGCCCGTGATCTCGGCGTTCTGGGATCCTTGGGATTACTCGATCTAA
- a CDS encoding Lrp/AsnC family transcriptional regulator — MAISEDRLSGFQVDPFGEIAARSGVSVETVLERVAAMLRAGTIRRVRQTLLATSLANGALCAWEVDPERLDAAFDYMVREDPFSGHVVIRTTDAVSAGSTYRLWTTLKVPQGFSIRKHAQWLGERVGARRFRLMPAKMLFTLGVGHVRRRGLQPGARADEPARPLQTTLVELSDLEWRVLVALKREFALDEIVRNLWEARAREAGLDLDAFVEVASALQRRGVIGRFSTFLEHVKATAGDERATRYNALFHWAVPPGREIEAGCEVGRHYVITHAYWREGGPEFHDVNVMAVAHGMEKQAVLAHKAAIDAHLREAGIEFAYTNVFWGGRSEIKPSEIAPEAYREFCAARGIDPETMRADEGEEGASA, encoded by the coding sequence TTGGCGATCTCCGAGGACCGTCTCTCCGGATTTCAAGTAGACCCGTTCGGCGAAATAGCCGCCCGCAGCGGCGTCTCGGTCGAGACGGTGCTCGAACGCGTCGCCGCGATGCTGCGCGCGGGCACGATCCGCCGCGTCCGCCAGACGCTGCTCGCGACGAGCTTGGCCAACGGCGCGCTCTGCGCGTGGGAGGTCGATCCCGAGCGGCTCGACGCCGCCTTCGACTACATGGTTCGCGAGGATCCGTTCTCGGGTCACGTCGTGATCCGCACGACCGATGCGGTCTCCGCCGGGAGCACCTATCGCCTCTGGACGACGTTGAAAGTGCCGCAGGGATTCTCGATACGCAAACACGCGCAGTGGCTCGGCGAGCGCGTCGGCGCGCGGCGCTTTCGATTGATGCCTGCTAAGATGCTCTTCACGCTCGGCGTCGGGCACGTACGCCGTCGAGGCCTGCAGCCCGGCGCCCGCGCCGACGAGCCGGCGCGGCCGCTGCAGACGACGCTCGTCGAACTCTCGGACCTCGAGTGGCGCGTGCTCGTCGCGCTCAAGCGCGAGTTCGCGCTCGACGAGATCGTCCGCAATCTCTGGGAGGCCCGCGCTCGCGAAGCCGGCCTCGATCTCGACGCGTTCGTTGAGGTTGCGAGCGCCCTGCAGCGCCGCGGCGTCATCGGCCGCTTCTCGACCTTCCTCGAGCACGTGAAGGCGACGGCCGGCGACGAACGCGCGACGCGCTACAACGCGCTCTTCCATTGGGCGGTCCCGCCGGGGCGTGAGATCGAGGCGGGCTGTGAGGTCGGCCGTCACTACGTCATCACGCACGCCTATTGGCGCGAGGGAGGTCCCGAGTTTCACGACGTCAACGTCATGGCCGTGGCCCACGGAATGGAGAAACAGGCGGTGCTCGCGCATAAAGCGGCGATCGACGCCCACCTGCGGGAAGCCGGCATCGAGTTTGCGTACACCAACGTCTTTTGGGGCGGCCGCAGCGAGATCAAGCCGTCGGAGATTGCGCCGGAGGCCTATCGCGAGTTCTGTGCGGCTCGCGGTATCGATCCGGAAACGATGCGCGCCGATGAGGGCGAGGAAGGAGCGTCTGCTTGA
- a CDS encoding TolC family protein, giving the protein MKAQRLPARALVVALALGGLVTGIAPAQTATNQDASPLRGIEMPSPQPQPTISGTPLPYPAYGAPAPDVAALKAKKGVPQSISLADAVRIGVALSPTFALENAQWAAIHARYTSSVQAYYPTVSGNGQAGKNYTNGTSSSVSSPTPPPAVPNPAPTKPSFGTYSQSTITTESATISITQLIYDGGRTIANIRSAKAADVAGRATLLRQLQTLALNVANAYYAVLEDNATVTADAQLVHEFEVNEASVAAQIRNGAAARSDIAAAQFQTAQARGNLVTAQGAAIGAQATFATTLGLDADAQVVPKQITAQPAAPNPTYTASLKRAMIMRPDYISAEYNVDSAKENLRYAKLARFPILAAGASDGVSRTFLDCITTATSSVCPGQAAWSNDKAIGLSLTVPIYDSGETNYNVAVAASQLDQAYATLNSTKLTVESDVRSALATLISARASLVQARSELTAAQVSLDATQAQYKVGATTILNVVTAEANLTTAQSSYITALYGVRTAEQNYLYATGISDVQI; this is encoded by the coding sequence ATGAAGGCACAAAGGCTCCCCGCGCGCGCGCTCGTCGTGGCGCTCGCGCTGGGCGGACTCGTCACCGGCATCGCGCCGGCGCAGACGGCTACGAACCAGGACGCGTCGCCGTTGCGCGGCATCGAGATGCCCTCACCGCAACCGCAACCGACGATCAGCGGCACGCCGCTGCCCTATCCGGCATACGGCGCGCCCGCACCCGACGTTGCGGCGCTCAAGGCGAAGAAGGGCGTGCCCCAGTCGATCTCCTTGGCAGATGCGGTGCGCATCGGCGTCGCGCTCTCACCGACGTTCGCCCTCGAGAACGCACAGTGGGCGGCGATTCACGCGCGATACACGTCGTCGGTGCAAGCCTACTATCCGACCGTGAGCGGCAACGGCCAGGCCGGCAAGAATTACACGAACGGAACGTCGTCGTCGGTCAGCAGCCCGACGCCGCCGCCCGCGGTTCCCAACCCGGCGCCGACGAAGCCGTCGTTCGGGACCTACAGCCAGAGCACGATCACGACCGAATCGGCGACGATCTCGATCACGCAGCTGATCTACGACGGCGGCCGGACGATCGCGAACATTCGATCGGCGAAGGCAGCCGACGTCGCCGGACGCGCGACGCTGCTGCGTCAGTTGCAGACGCTCGCGCTCAACGTCGCCAACGCGTACTACGCGGTATTGGAAGACAACGCCACCGTCACCGCGGACGCGCAGCTCGTGCACGAATTCGAGGTGAACGAAGCCTCGGTCGCGGCGCAGATCCGCAACGGCGCCGCCGCACGTTCCGACATCGCCGCGGCACAGTTTCAGACCGCGCAGGCGCGCGGCAATCTCGTAACCGCGCAGGGCGCGGCGATCGGAGCGCAAGCCACCTTTGCGACGACGCTCGGCCTCGACGCCGACGCGCAGGTCGTTCCGAAGCAGATCACCGCGCAGCCGGCCGCGCCGAATCCAACCTACACCGCATCGCTGAAGCGGGCGATGATCATGCGCCCCGATTACATCTCGGCCGAGTACAACGTCGACTCCGCGAAGGAGAACCTGCGCTACGCGAAGTTGGCGCGATTCCCCATCCTCGCCGCCGGCGCGAGCGACGGCGTCAGCCGAACGTTTCTCGACTGCATCACGACGGCCACCAGCTCGGTCTGTCCGGGGCAGGCTGCGTGGTCGAACGACAAGGCGATCGGCCTCAGCTTAACCGTGCCGATCTACGATTCGGGCGAGACGAACTACAACGTCGCGGTGGCCGCATCGCAACTCGATCAGGCGTACGCGACGCTGAACTCGACGAAGCTCACCGTGGAATCCGACGTTCGTTCGGCGCTCGCGACGCTGATCTCGGCGCGCGCCTCGCTCGTGCAGGCCCGTTCGGAGTTGACCGCCGCCCAGGTCTCGCTCGACGCGACGCAGGCGCAATACAAAGTCGGCGCGACGACGATTCTCAACGTCGTGACCGCCGAGGCGAATCTGACGACCGCGCAATCGTCGTACATCACCGCGCTCTACGGCGTGCGAACGGCCGAACAGAACTATCTCTACGCCACCGGAATTAGCGACGTCCAAATCTAG
- a CDS encoding efflux RND transporter periplasmic adaptor subunit: MTALPVPLKAALLAVAAAAALPLAGCGKKPPQGPPPLTVDAAAASRQNIATYLTLDGQIAPLEQSTLAFQQSGTILKINVNIGDMVHKGQLLATIDPRTLEAQLAQARAQASQFSAAAQGSVVGYPVQVQTNNAAVQTAKASLDNAKLVYDQNQQLYKQGYVSETTLQQSQANYVQAQQTYNNSVVGLRNNAVSAENVKSQQAQAAAASAQAQLLSTQLSQTFLYAPYDAVVANRLVDPGAYASPSQPVLQVARVDQVWINVNVPDEDLAYVHPGISVAFASTSLPGRKFSGPVQTVNLVPTAGTLSYLARLQLRNPGYVLRGGMLVTVTVTKARAVGAIVVPRSAVAQTPAGSIVYVVADNKAQAVPVRVGVQTDTMSQVISPKVQPGTMVITTRPDALKDGSVVAVSGGAASQAGSVH, encoded by the coding sequence ATGACAGCCCTCCCCGTTCCTTTGAAGGCGGCGCTCTTGGCGGTCGCGGCTGCCGCGGCGCTGCCCCTTGCGGGCTGCGGCAAGAAGCCGCCCCAGGGCCCCCCGCCGCTGACCGTCGACGCCGCCGCCGCATCGCGGCAGAATATCGCCACCTACCTCACCCTCGACGGGCAGATCGCCCCCCTCGAGCAGTCCACGCTCGCCTTCCAGCAGAGCGGCACGATTCTGAAGATCAACGTCAATATCGGCGATATGGTCCATAAGGGCCAGTTGCTGGCGACGATCGATCCGCGGACGCTCGAGGCGCAGCTCGCGCAGGCGCGAGCGCAGGCCTCGCAGTTCTCGGCGGCCGCGCAAGGTTCTGTCGTCGGATACCCCGTCCAGGTGCAGACCAACAACGCCGCGGTCCAGACCGCGAAGGCGTCGCTCGACAACGCGAAGCTCGTCTACGATCAGAACCAGCAGCTCTACAAACAGGGCTACGTCTCGGAGACGACGCTCCAGCAGTCGCAAGCGAATTACGTTCAGGCGCAGCAGACCTACAATAACTCCGTCGTCGGCCTGCGAAACAACGCCGTCAGCGCGGAGAACGTGAAGTCGCAGCAGGCGCAGGCCGCAGCGGCCAGCGCGCAAGCGCAGTTGCTCAGCACGCAGCTCTCGCAGACGTTCCTCTACGCGCCGTACGACGCGGTCGTCGCAAACCGGCTCGTCGATCCCGGCGCGTACGCGTCGCCGTCGCAGCCGGTGCTGCAGGTCGCGCGCGTCGACCAAGTGTGGATTAACGTCAACGTTCCCGACGAGGATCTCGCGTACGTCCATCCCGGAATCTCGGTCGCGTTCGCCTCGACCTCGTTGCCCGGCCGGAAGTTCAGCGGCCCCGTGCAGACCGTGAACCTTGTTCCGACCGCGGGTACGCTCTCGTACCTTGCGCGGCTCCAACTGCGCAACCCCGGCTACGTCCTGCGGGGCGGCATGCTCGTGACGGTAACCGTCACAAAGGCAAGGGCCGTCGGCGCGATCGTCGTGCCGCGAAGCGCGGTCGCGCAGACGCCGGCCGGCAGCATCGTCTACGTCGTCGCCGATAACAAAGCGCAAGCGGTTCCGGTGCGCGTCGGCGTGCAGACCGACACGATGTCGCAGGTCATCAGTCCGAAGGTGCAGCCCGGCACGATGGTCATCACGACCCGGCCCGATGCGCTCAAGGATGGGAGCGTCGTCGCCGTGAGCGGCGGCGCCGCGTCGCAGGCGGGTTCGGTGCATTGA
- a CDS encoding hotdog domain-containing protein produces the protein MSAKLDIGRSYSLQSRVEEWMTAEKAGNKGVDVLSTSMLVQLVESAAIHCVEPLLRAGQVTLGTHVDLEHKKPVPVGFIVRTEVEVVMLDGPRVSFAVHVFDEQEEVAEGTHERYVIEKAKFLAKLREKLA, from the coding sequence ATGAGCGCGAAACTCGACATCGGCCGCTCGTACAGCCTTCAGAGCCGCGTCGAGGAGTGGATGACAGCCGAGAAGGCCGGGAACAAGGGCGTCGACGTGCTCTCCACCTCGATGCTCGTTCAATTGGTTGAGAGCGCCGCGATCCATTGCGTCGAGCCGCTCTTGCGGGCCGGCCAGGTTACCCTTGGCACGCACGTCGATCTCGAGCACAAAAAGCCCGTGCCCGTCGGCTTTATCGTGCGCACCGAAGTTGAAGTCGTCATGCTCGACGGACCCCGCGTGAGCTTCGCCGTCCACGTCTTCGACGAACAGGAAGAGGTGGCCGAGGGGACCCACGAGCGGTACGTCATCGAAAAGGCCAAATTCCTGGCAAAGCTGCGCGAAAAGCTTGCCTGA
- a CDS encoding copper amine oxidase N-terminal domain-containing protein, producing the protein MKRLSTGILTALMAAGLGFNAVAAQPGASHGNIGTKAIAQDQGAMAAPPANFGSPPSGQYPILYNDHHVYSKPDILKQGRVLAALVKNGTLLIPLRSMFEQMGATVSYDGGTKTVTVSKPGAEVKVIVGKPEVVINGESRPLDVPPEIYQGTVLVPVRVISEGMGAYVLWVADKRLVVVRYIPATPAPPPPAPPPPPPPAPTPTPTPPPYYDFYVAGDYIISPKVYNEFVPGSSSNNNIGGFSYRIHGAIEIPVMNLPWMVEVDYRQYNWNHACGGSSDPECYVTTIGGLGQSAVPAFNGKDYAGDVRLGLRILKPRIYLVGGYMWRRSNYGYPNEGGAGVGLEKLPDLDRVFSFYGSAIYYFGVDGNYQSGALACGSPGGGGCTYNVGYDVLRYDLGVSYTFPGFPLFIEAGFLGDRGWNNIAAPIGFSESGPYAGIGLKL; encoded by the coding sequence TTGAAGCGACTGAGCACTGGAATCCTGACCGCGCTCATGGCGGCCGGTCTTGGATTCAACGCGGTCGCAGCCCAGCCCGGAGCGTCGCATGGCAACATTGGAACCAAAGCGATCGCGCAGGACCAGGGTGCGATGGCTGCTCCGCCGGCGAACTTCGGGTCCCCGCCGTCGGGACAGTATCCGATTCTCTATAACGACCATCACGTCTACTCGAAGCCCGACATCCTGAAGCAGGGTCGTGTGCTGGCCGCTCTCGTGAAGAACGGCACGCTCCTCATCCCGCTTCGTTCGATGTTCGAGCAAATGGGCGCAACCGTCTCGTACGACGGCGGCACCAAGACCGTGACGGTCAGCAAACCAGGCGCCGAGGTCAAGGTGATCGTCGGTAAGCCGGAAGTGGTCATCAACGGTGAGTCGCGTCCGCTGGACGTGCCGCCCGAGATCTATCAAGGCACCGTTCTCGTTCCGGTCCGCGTGATCTCGGAAGGCATGGGCGCCTACGTGCTATGGGTCGCCGACAAGCGTCTCGTGGTCGTGCGCTATATCCCGGCGACACCGGCTCCGCCGCCGCCGGCCCCTCCGCCGCCGCCGCCGCCGGCCCCAACGCCGACTCCCACTCCGCCGCCCTACTACGACTTCTACGTCGCCGGTGACTACATCATCTCACCGAAGGTGTACAACGAGTTCGTACCGGGCAGCAGCAGCAACAACAACATCGGCGGGTTCTCGTACCGCATTCACGGTGCAATCGAAATCCCGGTGATGAACCTTCCGTGGATGGTTGAAGTCGACTATCGCCAGTACAACTGGAATCACGCCTGCGGTGGCAGCAGTGATCCGGAGTGCTACGTGACGACGATCGGCGGGCTCGGTCAATCGGCCGTGCCGGCCTTCAACGGTAAGGACTACGCGGGCGACGTACGGCTGGGCCTTCGGATCCTCAAGCCGCGCATCTACCTCGTAGGAGGCTACATGTGGCGTCGCAGCAACTACGGTTATCCGAATGAAGGCGGCGCCGGCGTGGGTCTCGAGAAACTTCCGGACCTGGATCGCGTCTTCTCGTTCTACGGAAGCGCAATCTACTACTTCGGCGTCGACGGCAACTACCAGAGCGGTGCGTTGGCCTGCGGCAGTCCGGGTGGTGGTGGATGCACGTACAACGTAGGATACGACGTCCTTCGCTACGATCTCGGAGTCAGCTACACGTTCCCGGGATTCCCGCTCTTCATCGAAGCGGGCTTCCTTGGAGACAGGGGTTGGAACAACATAGCCGCCCCGATCGGCTTCTCCGAAAGCGGTCCGTACGCAGGCATCGGCCTGAAGCTCTAA
- a CDS encoding carbon-nitrogen hydrolase family protein: MARSIRAAAVQLRAHDRADFRASLDRIVDAVRAAAATADLVVLPEGTLPGYVLGDAPIDEREIAGAIDRLREVATRSRTVIVAGAAVAAQGGVRNSALVIDADGALAGRADKFFLWHFDRRWFARGEDLAPIATAIGVLGVFVCADGRIPTIARALVDRGAEVLVMPTAWVTSGRDPDALENVQADLLARVRAYENGVPFVAANKCGSELGMVAYCGKSQIVDASGERLAIASQHDPETVAAQFEIAAAKPHRTPIRPIERRASETRAPVRIAISFDALPADIDDRLRLLDDRYALSPSDPQRLSALDRDVPLARVEDGVVLDPAGLVAYRRAGYQLICWTTDLAAPWSERIARARALELRIYLVVFDRPRRRAFAVDPDGAILAGTFDGYLIAGFALDPRRTLQTLVAPGTDVAEGLERVSAILT, encoded by the coding sequence ATGGCTCGCTCCATCCGCGCTGCCGCGGTGCAGCTTCGAGCGCACGACCGCGCCGACTTCCGCGCATCGCTCGACCGCATCGTCGACGCCGTTCGAGCGGCGGCCGCGACCGCCGACCTCGTCGTGCTTCCCGAAGGAACGCTGCCCGGATACGTGCTCGGCGACGCGCCGATTGACGAGCGCGAGATCGCCGGCGCGATCGATAGGCTGCGGGAGGTGGCGACGCGCTCGCGGACGGTCATCGTCGCCGGCGCCGCGGTCGCCGCGCAAGGCGGCGTGCGAAATTCCGCCCTCGTCATCGATGCGGACGGGGCGCTCGCGGGGCGCGCCGATAAGTTCTTTCTCTGGCACTTCGACCGCCGCTGGTTCGCGCGCGGCGAGGATCTAGCGCCGATCGCGACGGCGATCGGCGTGCTCGGCGTCTTCGTCTGCGCGGACGGGCGCATTCCGACGATCGCGCGCGCGCTCGTCGACCGGGGAGCCGAGGTGCTCGTGATGCCGACCGCGTGGGTTACGAGCGGACGGGATCCCGACGCGCTCGAGAACGTTCAAGCCGATCTCCTCGCGCGAGTGCGCGCCTACGAAAACGGCGTTCCGTTCGTTGCCGCAAACAAATGCGGAAGCGAGCTCGGGATGGTCGCCTATTGCGGCAAGAGTCAGATCGTCGACGCGAGCGGCGAGCGCCTGGCGATCGCAAGCCAGCACGACCCCGAAACGGTCGCGGCCCAGTTCGAGATCGCGGCGGCGAAGCCGCACCGGACGCCGATCCGGCCGATCGAGCGGCGCGCGAGCGAAACCCGCGCTCCCGTCCGCATCGCGATCTCCTTCGACGCGCTCCCTGCGGACATCGACGACCGGCTGCGGCTGCTCGACGATCGGTACGCCCTCTCGCCGTCGGATCCGCAGCGTCTCTCCGCGCTCGATCGCGACGTTCCGCTCGCGCGCGTCGAGGACGGCGTCGTCCTCGATCCCGCGGGGCTCGTCGCATATCGGCGCGCCGGCTATCAATTGATCTGCTGGACGACCGATCTCGCCGCGCCGTGGTCGGAACGAATCGCTCGCGCGCGCGCGCTCGAGCTGCGCATCTATCTCGTCGTCTTCGACCGTCCCCGGCGGCGCGCGTTCGCGGTCGATCCCGACGGAGCGATCCTCGCGGGCACCTTCGACGGCTACCTGATCGCCGGCTTCGCGCTCGATCCTCGGCGCACGCTCCAGACGCTCGTCGCCCCCGGCACCGACGTGGCCGAGGGGCTGGAACGCGTGAGCGCGATCCTTACGTGA
- a CDS encoding DUF4337 family protein gives MNEDASAPARGGKPIVSLLTAILAVLAALGTLFAHHRSISALAVKNAAILAQARASDTYNSYESKQIRYNIYRALLASDLVRGAETKARLTAVAEQEHGSSPAVLEKARALEDQSVRDDERSETILKSYETLQFATTAFQIAIVLVSISAFAGTRLILPLGCVLSGVGLVLFLAGLLQSR, from the coding sequence GTGAACGAAGACGCGAGCGCGCCCGCGCGCGGCGGGAAACCGATCGTCTCGCTGCTGACGGCGATTCTCGCCGTCTTGGCGGCGCTCGGAACGCTCTTCGCCCACCATCGGTCGATCTCGGCGCTCGCCGTCAAGAACGCAGCGATCCTGGCGCAAGCGCGCGCGAGCGACACGTACAACTCCTACGAGTCCAAGCAGATCCGGTACAATATCTACCGCGCGCTGCTCGCGAGCGATCTCGTGCGCGGCGCCGAGACGAAGGCTCGGTTGACGGCGGTCGCCGAGCAGGAGCACGGCTCGTCACCCGCGGTGCTCGAGAAGGCTCGCGCGCTCGAGGATCAATCCGTCCGCGACGACGAGCGCTCCGAAACAATTCTCAAATCCTACGAGACCCTGCAGTTCGCAACGACGGCCTTTCAGATCGCCATCGTGCTCGTCTCGATCTCGGCATTTGCGGGAACTCGCCTCATCCTGCCGCTCGGGTGCGTCCTGAGCGGCGTCGGGCTCGTCCTCTTCCTTGCGGGTCTGCTGCAGAGCCGTTAG
- a CDS encoding YncE family protein, which translates to MRVCCRAVRAAALAAALLAFTGAAARNQPAHLATGRIATTSWPYLPGSLIPLRVNGFNPPYYSVLLGPGSLSSDGSYEIPSGASGTAFLVAGNTTGLAATKLRIAPPPPLDRPLLVVASYDDGLIFHDGLDFAVRGVLATGGTPADAAVDRSGKIAAADTQGSSLTLATLASWSVTRVDGVVLGDEIAIDSTTQAVFVTDRDSNGSGALTRVDAAGSVARVATGATAEGLAIDERRGLVYVANANDGTIAVVDGRSMRVLRRFHAVDRIFSLALSPDGNRLYGVSNESTGSPFGAAGSAVAIALRGPSPRIVARSPDLDFPLGVALDPRTATLFVTDESRNVVDVLDAGTLRPRRAPLRTCATPWKPTLDPESERLYVPCAGSNAIDAFDLRTLRRVPRAPFATGSYPLAVAIWHPR; encoded by the coding sequence TTGCGGGTCTGCTGCAGAGCCGTTAGGGCGGCGGCGCTCGCCGCCGCCCTGCTCGCCTTCACCGGGGCCGCCGCGCGAAATCAGCCGGCGCATCTTGCGACCGGCCGGATCGCGACGACCTCGTGGCCCTACCTTCCCGGAAGCCTGATCCCGCTGCGCGTCAACGGATTCAATCCGCCGTATTACTCGGTGCTGCTCGGTCCGGGAAGCCTCTCGAGCGACGGATCGTACGAGATTCCCTCGGGCGCCTCCGGAACGGCGTTCCTCGTCGCCGGCAATACGACCGGACTCGCGGCGACGAAACTGCGAATCGCGCCGCCGCCGCCGCTCGATCGGCCGCTGCTCGTCGTCGCCTCGTACGACGACGGCTTGATATTCCACGACGGACTCGATTTTGCGGTGCGCGGCGTTCTCGCCACCGGCGGAACGCCGGCCGACGCCGCGGTCGATCGATCCGGGAAGATCGCTGCCGCCGACACGCAAGGCTCTTCGCTCACGCTCGCAACGCTCGCCTCGTGGAGCGTCACGCGCGTCGACGGCGTCGTGCTCGGCGACGAGATCGCGATCGACTCGACGACGCAGGCCGTTTTCGTCACCGATCGGGACTCGAACGGAAGCGGCGCGCTGACGCGGGTGGATGCCGCCGGAAGCGTCGCGCGCGTGGCGACCGGCGCGACCGCCGAGGGCCTGGCGATCGACGAGCGCCGCGGGCTCGTCTACGTCGCCAACGCGAACGACGGGACGATTGCGGTCGTCGACGGACGTTCGATGCGCGTGCTGCGCAGGTTCCACGCCGTCGACCGGATCTTCTCGCTCGCGCTCTCGCCGGACGGCAATCGGCTCTACGGAGTCTCGAATGAGAGCACCGGCTCGCCGTTCGGTGCGGCCGGGTCGGCCGTCGCGATCGCGCTGCGCGGTCCGTCGCCGCGAATCGTCGCTCGCAGCCCCGACCTCGACTTTCCGCTCGGCGTCGCGCTCGATCCCCGCACGGCCACGCTCTTCGTTACCGACGAATCGCGCAACGTGGTCGACGTCCTCGACGCGGGCACGCTTCGGCCGAGGCGCGCGCCCCTGCGAACGTGCGCGACGCCGTGGAAGCCCACGCTCGATCCGGAGAGCGAGCGGCTTTACGTACCCTGCGCGGGATCGAACGCGATCGATGCGTTCGATCTGCGGACGCTGCGGCGCGTGCCGCGAGCCCCGTTCGCGACCGGGAGTTATCCGCTCGCGGTCGCAATATGGCATCCGAGATGA